The region CCGAAGCGTCACCCAGGTATCGGCGAGGGGCCCCGCGTGACGCACGGCCACGTCGGTAAGGTCGAACTCCATCGTCTCGCGAGCCGCGTGCTGCTCGGCAAACCACTCGAGGTACTGCTTCACCGTCTGTGTCATGGCGGTCGCTCGGCCGTCAGGTCCGCGCAGCCGGACGCTGACCGTGGCGCCGGGCCAGTACAGCGCGTCGATTGCGGTCGTATCGCCGCGGCCATGGGCGGCGAAGAGCTCGCGGGCGATTGCCGCGACATCCCCAGGGATCTGTTCAATGGGAGACTGCTCCGGGGGAGAGTTCGGCCGAGCCGTACCCGCCTTGCTGGGCGTCCCCACTAGAAGGATTCCGGCGCCGCCGGTGAAGCCGCGGTGGCAGAAGCTGCGACGATTCATCTTGGAATCTCCTTGGCCCGATGAAGGGCGGGGCCGGGATTATAGCGAAACGGCGTGCTCGATAAGGCGATCTCGACGCAAGGGTAGGTAATATGACTCGCATGCAGATCGGTCTCGAGCCACCCTATCTCCTGGTGAAGCCTGGCGTCAGCGAGGAGGATTTCTATCGCCTCGCGGATGAGGACAGCGACTGGGAATACCTCGACGGGAGAATCATCATGCACTCTCCCGCTTCCAACCGTCACGAGGACCTTTTCAGTTTTCTCATGACGCTCCTTCGTGGCTATCTCGATGAGAGAGGAACGGGCATCGTACGGGGATCACGCTACCCGATGCGACTCGATGCGAAGTGGTCTCCAGAGCCGGACATCCTCGTCATCACCGAGGCGCGGTTCGAGCGGCTTACCGAACGACGCCTCGAACGTCCGGCCGATCTCGTCGTGGAGATCGTTTCCGAGAGCGACCCCACGCTCGACTACCGCGAGAAGCTCCCGCGCTATCGGGAGGCCGGTATTCCCGAGATCTGGTTCGTCGACCGTTTCCGAAAGAAGTGCTTCGGGAAGCATCGACCAAGCGAGGCCATCGTTCCGAAACGCTTTCGTCCGGTCGCCTGTCTTCGAGTGTGGTCCCGGGCTTCTGGATCGAAGTTTCCTGGCTCTGGGAAGGCAATCTTCCGTCGACGCTCGCCTGTCTTCGTCAGATTCTAGAATCTTGAACCAGCCTCCTTCTTAGCGAACCTCCGTTTCAGCGATAGGAGCACCGCAGCCCCCGAACGACCAGGTACATTGCGAACAGAGGTTTCGCAAGCCGCTTCGTAGACGTTTGGGGCACGGTAATCCTTCTTGTTTTCGAAGAGCGGGCGCTCGTATGATCGCGCGCCATGCAGTCCAATCACGCCGCCAATCGATGGCTCCAGCTCGTTGCCGCCATCGTCGGGATGATGGCCATCGCGAACCTTCAGTACGCTTGGACGCTCTTCACCATTCCACTCTCCGAGAGCCTGGGAGTCAGGCTTTCCGCGGTGCAAATCGCCTTCACGCTCTTCGTTCTCTTCGAGACCTGGCTCGTTCCTGTCGAAGGCTATCTGATCGACCGCTTCGGCGCGCGCGAGGTCGTGAGCGTCGGCTCGTTACTGGTCGCCGTCGGCTGGATCGGCTCGGGCATCACGGATTCCATCGGAGGCCTTTACTTTTGGTACGCCCTCGGCGGTGTTGGAGCGGGAGCGGTGTACGGCGCCTCGATGGGAACCGCGCTCAAGTGGTTCCCCGATCGCCGCGGTCTTGCCGCCGGCCTGACTGCTGGTGCTTACGGATTCGGTACGGCGCTCACCATAATCCCAATCCAGAGACTAATCGACTCTGGCGGCTATCGAACCGCTTTCATCTTCTGGGGCGCGGTACAGGGGATCATCGTGCTCGTCTCCGCTCAGTTCCTTCGGAAGCCGCCGGTAAGCTTTCGACCCGGCGGTGCGGCGGGCCCGGCCACGCGCAGCCGGGTGGTACAGAGCCAGAGAAGCTATACCCCCGCGGAAATGGTGCGCACGGCGACGTTCTGGCTGATGTACGTGATGATGACCATGGTCGCGTTCGGAGGGCTGATGGTGACCGCCCAACTGAAGCCCATCGCGGCGGATTTCGGAATGGACAAGACGATCCTCGCGTTCGGAGTCACCGCCCTGGGCCTCGCTCTCATTCTCGATCGCATCCTGAACGGTGTGACCCGCCCGTTCTGGGGATGGATCTCGGATCACATCGGCCGCTACAACACGATGGCCGTCGCGTTCACGCTCGAGGCCGCGGGCATCTTCACGCTCCTCCACCTCGTCCATAACCCGGTTGGCTTCGTCGTGCTTTCCGGTCTCGTGTTCTTCGCGTGGGGAGAAATTTATTCATTATTCCCCGCCGCGATTGGAGACGTTTTCGGCCCGGCCTACGCCACCACGAACTATGGCATCCAATACACGGCTAAAGGGACCGCGTCGATCTTCGCGGGCTGGGGCGCCGCTTGGCTCGTGGAGGCCGCCGGCTCGTGGGAGCCTGTCTTCTGGGTCGCGGTCGCTTGCGATCTAGCCGCAGCCGCTCTGGCCTTCTTCTGGCTGAAGCCTCTCGTTCAGAAGATTACGACCGGCCCGGAAGCGACGGCGCCGATGCAGCCGAGCGCCGCTGCATGACTCGGCGCGTGCGACGCTCGACGGAGGACGGGCTCTCCCTCGAGGGGTGGGTTGTTGGTCTCTCTCCTCCTGGAAGTCCGAACCCTTGGCGTTGGAGAGGCCGTCGTGCGGATTGTCTCGTTTCTTCGCGCTACTAGAACTGCGCGTCGGTGGTCGTCGTTCGGATGGCTTTCAGTACCTCTCGGGTGAGGTCCCATCGGTCGAAGCCTTGCCGGCCGTAGTCGAGACCCCGGCGCACGATGACGACATCGTGAGTAGGGACGACGATGACGTATTGCCCGCGATTTCCCGCCGTCGAATAGGCAGTCTTCGGCACGTCGGTTCGATCGTCGGGGACGAGCCACCACTGGCCGCCGTAGAAGTTCCCCCGCCCGGCCGTCGAAGGCGCCGGCGTCCGGACGAAATCGATCCACTCCTGGGAGAGCAGACGCTCCCCGTTCCACACACCACCGTTCAGATACAGAAGCCCGAATCGCGCCAGGTCGCGTGCGTTGGTATAGACCTGGCTGCTCAAGATGAAGTCTCCGAAGCGGTCCACGCTCACGAGCGTGCTCCTCATACCGATGCGATCGAGAAGAGCTTTTCGGGGAAAGCCCAGGTAGGCATCCTCGCCGAGCGCTCGCTTCATCGCATAGACGGCGAGCAGCGTGTCGTAGTTCTCGTAATCCCAGTACGTGCCGGGCTCGCGAATCAAGCCCCGATTACGCATCCCCGCGATCGAGCTCGCGCCGGCCCAATAGGCCAGGCCCGACCCCGTCGCATACTCCAGGCCCTCGTTGTCGACGGGATACAACCCGCTCGACATGTTCAAAACGTGCCGGAGCGTGATTTGAGAACGAGGGTCGGTCTCGGGTGACTCGACCACGGGAAGCCACTCGAAGCCGAGCGGCTCGTCTAGCGCGAGGCGCCCCTCGTCGACCAGCATGCCAATGAGCGTCACTGCGATGCTCTTCGCGGTCGACCACGTGCGCGTTCGCGTCGTCCGGTCGACCCCCGGCGCGTAGCGCTCGTGGAGGATGTCGCCTCCTTTGACGATGAGAAGGCTCAAGGTCACCTGCTCGGGAGACTCACGCTCGAAGGCCCAGTCCGACGCCGCTTGGAGTGCCGCCGCATCGATCTCCGAAGGAAGGGGTTTGCTCTCGGTGAGGTCGCCGTCTGGCCAGGGGATGGTCGCCGGGTCGCCTGGCGGCGGCGCCATCTTCAGAATGGGAAGGCGGTCGAGATCTTCGAACGTCTGATCTGGCGCCATGATGATGCAGCCGAGCCCTTCGCGGAATGCGGCTCGCATGGGCGGGGTTCCGCCGGGGACACCGATGGTGACAGCTTTTCGATCCCAGTCGACGTGGTAATCGCCGCCCGAGGGCGTTCCCACGGGCTGTCGCAGGTAAGCGAGCTCCTGGGCAAACACCTGCTCGAGCGTTCGGTTGGATGTGAACAAGCCGTTGCACATGAAGATGGCCTGCTGCCCGTAGCGGATGATGTCACGGTTGAAACGCCAGTAATCGTACGTCTCTCCTTGCTGCCCGAGGGCGAGCGAAGGAAGCAGGGACGCCAAAGCAAGAACAAGCGCGGGGAAACGGTTCATCGGTATACCTCCGGGATCGGGATCGGCAGAAGCACAACGATTATTGAGGCCGCGCGAGGTCCCGTCAAGCGGTCGCATCCTGCGTCCTCACGTCGGGGCCGCGCGGTCCGAGCGTCCGTCTTCACAACCGGGTACTTCCGCGGGACACGATGACGGCACTCATTTGTCGAGGCCACCGATGCTATGAACGTGCATTGGCGGCAGCGTTTGCGGCCGCGGGCCTTTCGCTCGAAGCCCCACCAGGGAGCGAGTCCTAATCCGGATTCTCTTCGCTGGTTTTCTTCTTGCCGATGACGCCGCAGCAGCGCGCGCAGGCGGGAAGAGTGCCTCCGTGCTCCTTCAGAATCTTCCGGAAGTTCGCCAGCCTCGAAGAGTTCCAGATGTCGTCGAGAGGCTCCTCGGTGAGGCGGCCCATGATGGCGTGAAAACAGCGACCGTGAGCGGGTACCACCGATCCGTCGGTCTCGATCAGCATCATGCGCCAGGGGTCGGTGCAGCGCCGGCCCCCGACGAATCGAAGAGGCTCGCGGTAGTAGACATCGAGGTCTTCCCGCCGGGAGAGATCAGGAACGATTGTGAAATCCCATGAGCGCGCTCGGGAGGCGAGCTCCTGGAGCGCGACGAGCTCGGACCATAGCGCGTCGAGGTCGATGCGGTGGAGATCCATAGTTCCCAGGTTCGACCGCGCCACCCGAAGCTCCGGGTCCCGAAATGCTGTGTTGTGGGTATTCGCCATCTCGGTGGTGACGAAGTTGAGGTGCGAGAAGGAGAGCGAATCGGGGGTGAGCGGCGCGATGTCGCGCACGAAGCGCACCATGTCGGTGTAGTTCTCATCGGTGATGGTGTAGGAGAACTGCACTCGGGGCGTTTTTCGACCTCTGCGCCGCCGGGCTTCCTGAAGCCGTTCCACGCCCACGTAGAGCCGCTCGAAGGAGTCTTCCGAGCCCCTCACCCGCGCATGGACTTCGGACGGACCATCGACCGAGATGGTGATGTGCTCGAGACCGCTCTCCACCAGAGGCTCCGCAAGGGCAGGGAGGAGATAGCCGTTGGTGGTGATACTGGTGTAGAGGCGGCGATTCGTCGCTTCGCGGCAGAAGTCGACGATTCCCCGGTGGAGAAGCGGCTCCGTATAAGCGAAACCGACCCGGGGTGGCGGGGAGAACGAAATGGCCTGGTCCAGCACTTGCAGCAATAGCTCCCGGCTCATGTTTCGGGGATCGTCTCCGATCAAGTTCGCATAGAAGGCGGTCCCGGTCTCGCCGAGACCGACGTCGCACATCTTGCAGTGGAGGTTACAGAAGTTGTTGATGCAGAGGACGAGCCACTCGGGCGCCGCGCGGCAAACTCCATCATTGCGGTCGTAGTCGTCGCCCCGGACAAAGCGCCAGAGCCTTCGTTCTACGGCGTGCAGGCGAAACCGCGTGGAACCCATTTGATCGATCCGGATTTCACGCCCCAGACTACTGCCAGGCTGATCAAAAAGTACAGCCCAGCCTGCTGAGCGGCGGCCAAGACTTTCTGCCGCGACATCGGCAGCGAAGCACCGCAAAAGCCGAGCCGTGGCGACCGGGCGATCCCGGGTCCCGCCACGGCACCGAACATCCTACGCGGCTCGCACGTCCCGGTTGACCGGCAGCCGACTCCGTCATCCGAGGGGCGTGGACTCGACACGGAACGCGAGGTAGTTGCGATCGTGGAACTGCTCGTGCTTGAGGTCGACGGCCAGGTGGCCGAGAATGCGCAGCGCCGCCTGCTCTTCGACGCTGCGCTCGGATTCTTCGATCTCGGCGACCAGGTTCTCCAGGTTCTCGGCGCCGGGGCCCGCGGCGAACTCGAGCGCGAGCAAGCCGTCCTCCTCGCGCACGGAGAGGCGGATCGGTGACGGCTTGGCGCGTTTCTCTTCCTTGTCCACCAGGAACATCAGCGCTTCCTCTCCCGCGAGGTGCAGGCGGTCGATCGCCGCCTTGTCCCACCCGGCTTTCGTCGCCACCCGGGTCAGGAAGGCGTACAAATCGGAAATGCTGGCCGCGCTCGGTTCGAGCCTCAAGCGATCGTGGGAACGATGTCGGAACGACAACAGCAGGGTCAGAAGCATCGCGGCAATGCCACCGGAAGTCATGCCGTTATCGAGCAAGTTGCGTGCCCAGAGCGGAAGGTGGTCGTGGAAGATGAGTTGATTCTGGAAGCCGACTCCGAGCCAGAAAGAGATGCACACCACGAATCCGTTCTCGTAGGTCAGCCCCTGCTCCGCCGCTAGCCGGATTCCGTGGGCGAAGAGCAATACCAGCAGGACGAAGATGAAGGCGCCCGCCACCGCATCGGGAACGGCCTGAAGCAAGGCCGAGATCTTGGGCAGGAAGGCCAGCGCCATGAGCAGAATACCCCCGTACACCCCGACGCGTCGCGCCGCCACGCCGGTGATCTCGACCACCGAAATGCTCGTCGAATACGTCGTGTTGGGTAGCGTGCCCGCCAAGCCGGACAGAAAGTTTCCTAGTCCGTCCGCGGCGACCGCTCCCTGCACGGATCGGAACTCGAGTGGCCGGCGGGTACGCGCCGAGACCCGCTGGATGGCAATCGCGTCACCGTAGGTTTCGACGGCACCGACGATGGTGACGATTACGAACGCCGGCAATAGACCCCAAAGCCGCTCGTCGAAGGACAGGTCGAGACCCGGCCACCCCATTGAGGGCACCCCGATCCAGGCCGCCTCACGAACCGGCGTCAGATCGACCAGTCCGAGCGGGGCGCCCACGAATGTGCCCACGACGATGCCGATCAACGGACCCCAGAGGCGCACTCGACCGGAGGTGAACAGCGAGACCACCAGAACGACGACGAACGTCGAGATAGCTGTCACCGGGCCCGACACAGACGCCGGATCGATGTGCTCGGGAACCGACGTCAGCATCCTGAAGCAGATAGGAAACACGGTCACGGCGATCAACATGACGATCGTCCCGCCGACGGTCGGCGTGATGAACGACCGGAGCAGGGACAGTCGCGCCGAGAAGGCGAACTGCGCGAGCGCAGACAACGCCACGAGCGTCGCCAGGAGAGGCAATCCACCTTCCCTAACGGCGGTGGTGGACACGGCGATGAACGCTCCCGATGTCCCCATGAAGAGAATGTAACCGGCTCCGATCGGACCGATAGGGCGAGCCTGGAGAATGGTCGTCAGGCCGCTCACCAGTAGAGCCGCGAACACGGCCCAGGTCATGGTCTCGTGCGTTGAGTCGGCGGCTCGCAGCACGATGATCGGCGTCAGGACGATCCCGGCTACGATCAACAGGACGACCTGGAAGCCGAGGGCTGCGGAAACGAGGTGCGGCGGCTGCTCCTCGGCCTCGTAGCGCAGTGCGGGTGACTCCGAGGACCTCGACATCAGTAACCGATTTCTCAGTGGACGGGAGCGGGAGACAGCAACATCGCCAT is a window of Vicinamibacteria bacterium DNA encoding:
- a CDS encoding nuclear transport factor 2 family protein, with the translated sequence MNRRSFCHRGFTGGAGILLVGTPSKAGTARPNSPPEQSPIEQIPGDVAAIARELFAAHGRGDTTAIDALYWPGATVSVRLRGPDGRATAMTQTVKQYLEWFAEQHAARETMEFDLTDVAVRHAGPLADTWVTLRVHEKLRDGGRVEVNAVASLQLFRGDEAWKISGHAWHALTSERFPAEQPPNVRER
- a CDS encoding Uma2 family endonuclease, with protein sequence MQIGLEPPYLLVKPGVSEEDFYRLADEDSDWEYLDGRIIMHSPASNRHEDLFSFLMTLLRGYLDERGTGIVRGSRYPMRLDAKWSPEPDILVITEARFERLTERRLERPADLVVEIVSESDPTLDYREKLPRYREAGIPEIWFVDRFRKKCFGKHRPSEAIVPKRFRPVACLRVWSRASGSKFPGSGKAIFRRRSPVFVRF
- the oxlT gene encoding oxalate/formate MFS antiporter, which produces MQSNHAANRWLQLVAAIVGMMAIANLQYAWTLFTIPLSESLGVRLSAVQIAFTLFVLFETWLVPVEGYLIDRFGAREVVSVGSLLVAVGWIGSGITDSIGGLYFWYALGGVGAGAVYGASMGTALKWFPDRRGLAAGLTAGAYGFGTALTIIPIQRLIDSGGYRTAFIFWGAVQGIIVLVSAQFLRKPPVSFRPGGAAGPATRSRVVQSQRSYTPAEMVRTATFWLMYVMMTMVAFGGLMVTAQLKPIAADFGMDKTILAFGVTALGLALILDRILNGVTRPFWGWISDHIGRYNTMAVAFTLEAAGIFTLLHLVHNPVGFVVLSGLVFFAWGEIYSLFPAAIGDVFGPAYATTNYGIQYTAKGTASIFAGWGAAWLVEAAGSWEPVFWVAVACDLAAAALAFFWLKPLVQKITTGPEATAPMQPSAAA
- a CDS encoding serine hydrolase gives rise to the protein MNRFPALVLALASLLPSLALGQQGETYDYWRFNRDIIRYGQQAIFMCNGLFTSNRTLEQVFAQELAYLRQPVGTPSGGDYHVDWDRKAVTIGVPGGTPPMRAAFREGLGCIIMAPDQTFEDLDRLPILKMAPPPGDPATIPWPDGDLTESKPLPSEIDAAALQAASDWAFERESPEQVTLSLLIVKGGDILHERYAPGVDRTTRTRTWSTAKSIAVTLIGMLVDEGRLALDEPLGFEWLPVVESPETDPRSQITLRHVLNMSSGLYPVDNEGLEYATGSGLAYWAGASSIAGMRNRGLIREPGTYWDYENYDTLLAVYAMKRALGEDAYLGFPRKALLDRIGMRSTLVSVDRFGDFILSSQVYTNARDLARFGLLYLNGGVWNGERLLSQEWIDFVRTPAPSTAGRGNFYGGQWWLVPDDRTDVPKTAYSTAGNRGQYVIVVPTHDVVIVRRGLDYGRQGFDRWDLTREVLKAIRTTTTDAQF
- a CDS encoding radical SAM protein, translated to MGSTRFRLHAVERRLWRFVRGDDYDRNDGVCRAAPEWLVLCINNFCNLHCKMCDVGLGETGTAFYANLIGDDPRNMSRELLLQVLDQAISFSPPPRVGFAYTEPLLHRGIVDFCREATNRRLYTSITTNGYLLPALAEPLVESGLEHITISVDGPSEVHARVRGSEDSFERLYVGVERLQEARRRRGRKTPRVQFSYTITDENYTDMVRFVRDIAPLTPDSLSFSHLNFVTTEMANTHNTAFRDPELRVARSNLGTMDLHRIDLDALWSELVALQELASRARSWDFTIVPDLSRREDLDVYYREPLRFVGGRRCTDPWRMMLIETDGSVVPAHGRCFHAIMGRLTEEPLDDIWNSSRLANFRKILKEHGGTLPACARCCGVIGKKKTSEENPD
- a CDS encoding solute carrier family 23 protein is translated as MSRSSESPALRYEAEEQPPHLVSAALGFQVVLLIVAGIVLTPIIVLRAADSTHETMTWAVFAALLVSGLTTILQARPIGPIGAGYILFMGTSGAFIAVSTTAVREGGLPLLATLVALSALAQFAFSARLSLLRSFITPTVGGTIVMLIAVTVFPICFRMLTSVPEHIDPASVSGPVTAISTFVVVLVVSLFTSGRVRLWGPLIGIVVGTFVGAPLGLVDLTPVREAAWIGVPSMGWPGLDLSFDERLWGLLPAFVIVTIVGAVETYGDAIAIQRVSARTRRPLEFRSVQGAVAADGLGNFLSGLAGTLPNTTYSTSISVVEITGVAARRVGVYGGILLMALAFLPKISALLQAVPDAVAGAFIFVLLVLLFAHGIRLAAEQGLTYENGFVVCISFWLGVGFQNQLIFHDHLPLWARNLLDNGMTSGGIAAMLLTLLLSFRHRSHDRLRLEPSAASISDLYAFLTRVATKAGWDKAAIDRLHLAGEEALMFLVDKEEKRAKPSPIRLSVREEDGLLALEFAAGPGAENLENLVAEIEESERSVEEQAALRILGHLAVDLKHEQFHDRNYLAFRVESTPLG